In a single window of the Streptacidiphilus sp. P02-A3a genome:
- a CDS encoding ABC transporter ATP-binding protein produces MHSQAAQAAVEIRGLVKRYGDKTAVNGLDLTVATGAVTAVLGPNGAGKTSTVEICEGYRRPDAGTVRVLGLDPVADAARLRPRIGVMLQSGGIYPGARALEMLKHTATLHAHPLDVDALAERLGLGSCGRTSYRRLSGGQQQRLALAMAVVGRPELVFLDEPTAGLDPHARHATWDLVRDLRADGVSVVLTTHHMDEAEALADHVAIVDGGRVIAEGSPEQLCQADAGNTVRFRARPGLELATLVKALPDGSRATEPTPGSYLVEGAVDPQLLATVTTWCAQSGVMPERLAVERNTLEDVFLELTGRDLRA; encoded by the coding sequence ATGCACTCCCAAGCCGCACAGGCCGCCGTCGAGATCCGGGGCCTGGTCAAGCGCTACGGCGACAAGACCGCCGTGAACGGGCTCGACCTCACCGTGGCCACCGGCGCGGTCACCGCCGTCCTCGGCCCCAACGGCGCCGGCAAGACCAGCACCGTGGAGATCTGCGAGGGCTACCGCCGTCCGGACGCGGGGACGGTCCGGGTGCTCGGCCTGGACCCGGTCGCCGACGCCGCCCGGCTGCGCCCGCGGATCGGGGTGATGCTCCAGTCCGGCGGCATCTACCCCGGCGCCCGCGCGCTGGAGATGCTGAAGCACACCGCCACCCTGCACGCCCACCCGCTGGACGTGGACGCCCTGGCCGAGCGGCTGGGCCTCGGCTCCTGCGGCCGGACCAGCTACCGGCGGCTCTCCGGCGGCCAGCAGCAGCGGCTGGCGCTGGCCATGGCCGTGGTCGGCCGCCCGGAGCTGGTCTTCCTGGACGAGCCCACCGCCGGGCTCGACCCGCACGCCCGGCACGCCACCTGGGACCTGGTCCGCGACCTGCGCGCGGACGGCGTCAGCGTGGTGCTCACCACCCACCACATGGACGAGGCCGAGGCGCTGGCCGACCACGTCGCCATCGTCGACGGCGGCCGGGTGATCGCCGAGGGCAGCCCGGAGCAGCTGTGCCAGGCGGACGCGGGCAACACCGTCCGCTTCCGGGCCCGCCCGGGCCTGGAGCTGGCCACGCTGGTCAAGGCGCTGCCGGACGGCAGCCGGGCCACCGAGCCGACCCCGGGCAGCTACCTGGTCGAGGGCGCGGTCGATCCGCAGCTGCTGGCGACCGTCACCACCTGGTGCGCGCAGTCCGGGGTGATGCCGGAACGGCTCGCCGTCGAGCGGAACACCCTCGAAGACGTCTTCCTCGAACTGACCGGACGGGACCTCCGCGCATGA
- a CDS encoding ABC transporter permease, producing the protein MTAYTPRPGAAPIGRMLRAQTALETRMLLRNGEQLLLTVVIPSVLLVLFSAVDIVSTTGPGARVDFLAPGLLALAVMSTAFTGQAIATGFERRYGVLKRLGASPLPRWGLMTAKTGSVLVTEVLQVVLLSAIALALGWHPHGDPLAVAALLLLGTAAFSGLGLLMAGTLRAEATLAAANLVFILLLLAGGVVVPLSKFPGAVRPVLEALPISALSDGLRSVLQQGASTPWSDLGILAVWAVLGLAAAGRFFRWE; encoded by the coding sequence ATGACCGCCTACACCCCCCGGCCCGGCGCCGCCCCGATCGGCCGGATGCTGCGCGCGCAGACCGCCCTGGAGACCAGGATGCTGCTGCGCAACGGCGAGCAGCTGCTGCTCACGGTGGTGATCCCGAGCGTGCTGCTGGTGCTGTTCAGCGCCGTGGACATCGTCAGCACCACCGGCCCGGGGGCGCGGGTGGACTTCCTCGCGCCGGGACTGCTGGCGCTGGCGGTGATGTCCACCGCGTTCACCGGGCAGGCCATCGCCACCGGCTTCGAGCGCCGCTACGGCGTGCTCAAGCGGCTGGGCGCCAGCCCGCTGCCGCGCTGGGGGCTGATGACCGCGAAGACCGGCAGCGTGCTGGTCACCGAGGTACTCCAGGTGGTGCTGCTGTCCGCGATCGCACTGGCGCTGGGCTGGCACCCGCACGGCGACCCGCTGGCGGTCGCCGCGCTGCTGCTGCTCGGCACCGCCGCCTTCTCCGGCCTGGGGCTGCTGATGGCCGGGACGCTGCGGGCCGAGGCCACGCTGGCCGCCGCCAACCTGGTCTTCATCCTGCTGCTGCTGGCGGGCGGGGTGGTGGTACCGCTGTCGAAGTTCCCCGGCGCCGTCCGGCCGGTGCTGGAGGCGCTGCCGATCAGCGCGCTCTCCGACGGGCTGCGCTCGGTGCTCCAGCAGGGGGCCTCGACGCCGTGGTCCGACCTCGGCATCCTGGCCGTCTGGGCGGTGCTGGGACTGGCCGCCGCCGGACGCTTCTTCCGCTGGGAGTAG
- the wecB gene encoding non-hydrolyzing UDP-N-acetylglucosamine 2-epimerase, translating into MSSSPTASSRDIAVVFGTRPEIIKLAGVITELGDRARIVHTGQHYDSSLSGAFFGNFGLPDPHLLLDGATGPWGRGHQVGTLIAELTREFTLDRPHAVIVQGDTNSTSAGAQAAHYCGIPVVHVEAGLRSRDRSMPEEINRQVVGVLADLHCAATPEAAGNLLAEGVPAERIRVTGNTVVEATLRSLPAPADRAALVERYAAPGEFVLATFHRPENADDPVRLAAILESLSGLGLPVVLPLHPRTRAKIKEFGLDATHGRLRLVDPVDHPTFLALASRARLLVSDSGGVQEETTVLKKPLLIVRTSTERPEAVTAGFARLTTPGPDLVNAARLLLADTGLSRRLAATPSPYGDGLASRRISAVAAALADGRPVPDPLLVTED; encoded by the coding sequence ATGTCCAGCTCGCCCACTGCCTCCAGCCGCGACATCGCCGTGGTCTTCGGCACCCGTCCCGAGATCATCAAGCTCGCCGGAGTGATCACCGAACTCGGCGACCGGGCCCGGATCGTGCACACCGGACAGCACTACGACAGCTCGCTGTCCGGCGCCTTCTTCGGCAACTTCGGCCTGCCCGACCCGCACCTGCTGCTGGACGGCGCCACCGGCCCCTGGGGCCGCGGGCACCAGGTCGGCACCCTGATCGCCGAGCTGACCCGGGAGTTCACCCTCGACCGACCGCACGCGGTGATCGTCCAGGGCGACACCAACAGCACCTCGGCGGGCGCCCAGGCCGCCCACTACTGCGGCATCCCGGTGGTCCACGTCGAGGCCGGGCTGCGCTCCCGGGACCGCTCCATGCCGGAGGAGATCAACCGCCAGGTCGTCGGCGTGCTCGCCGACCTGCACTGCGCGGCCACCCCGGAGGCCGCCGGGAACCTGCTGGCCGAGGGCGTGCCGGCGGAGCGGATCCGGGTCACCGGCAACACCGTGGTCGAGGCCACGCTGCGCTCGCTGCCCGCCCCGGCCGACCGGGCCGCCCTGGTCGAGCGCTACGCGGCGCCCGGCGAGTTCGTCCTGGCCACCTTCCACCGCCCGGAGAACGCGGACGACCCGGTGCGGCTGGCCGCGATCCTGGAGTCGCTGAGCGGCCTCGGACTGCCGGTGGTGCTGCCGCTGCACCCGCGCACCCGGGCGAAGATCAAGGAGTTCGGCCTGGACGCCACCCACGGGCGGCTGCGGCTGGTCGATCCGGTCGACCACCCGACCTTCCTGGCCCTGGCGAGCCGCGCCCGGCTGCTGGTCTCCGACTCCGGGGGCGTGCAGGAGGAGACCACGGTGCTGAAGAAGCCGCTGCTGATCGTCCGCACCAGCACCGAGCGGCCGGAGGCGGTGACCGCGGGCTTCGCCCGGCTGACCACCCCGGGCCCGGACCTGGTCAACGCGGCCCGGCTGCTGCTGGCCGACACCGGCCTGAGCCGACGGCTGGCGGCGACCCCCTCCCCGTACGGGGACGGGCTGGCGTCCCGGCGGATCAGCGCCGTCGCGGCGGCGCTGGCCGACGGGCGGCCGGTCCCCGATCCGCTGCTCGTCACCGAGGACTGA
- a CDS encoding glycosyltransferase family 2 protein: protein MPTPASSGLLSLVSQITLVLSFLFPLYLVGLVMPLLVRRSRRPGKASDYDWHLFVPCRDEEAVIGQTLEYLRAACPTAHIWVIDDDSEDATGEIVRWAAQRDRGIHLVQRRRPEARQGKGEALNAAYRMLNDWLPAHADRTRVIVGVFDADGRPEPGCLDYVAARRFLGRPEVGGVQIEVRMMNRVEHRPAPDGGRLRNLYARLLIRMQDLEFRAPVAALQHARKTSRSVCLGGNGQFARLCALDDLAAERGRPWTGRLLEDFELGMHLLLAGWINSFCADTFVEQEALFDTKRFLTQRTRWAQGVMQCLRYVGSVWRSDLIPNLGFLELTFFLVQPWLQLLGALLYPIPMVALLASYARHPGPALHYLANGGWHGVALYLAMAFGQFVIWGPIYRRKCEPEAGFWRALGWGFAYPLYLVSLYVVSWRAVGRIVMGRNGWAKTRRNAERSVTGPVAKEA, encoded by the coding sequence ATGCCCACCCCCGCCTCCTCCGGCCTGCTCTCCCTGGTCTCCCAGATCACCCTGGTACTCAGCTTCCTGTTCCCGCTGTACCTGGTCGGCCTGGTGATGCCGCTGCTGGTGCGGCGCAGCCGCCGCCCCGGCAAGGCGAGCGACTACGACTGGCACCTGTTCGTCCCCTGCCGCGACGAGGAGGCGGTGATCGGGCAGACCCTGGAGTACCTGCGGGCCGCCTGCCCGACGGCGCACATCTGGGTGATCGACGACGACTCCGAGGACGCCACCGGCGAGATCGTCCGCTGGGCCGCGCAGCGCGACCGCGGCATCCACCTGGTGCAGCGGCGGCGTCCGGAGGCCCGGCAGGGCAAGGGCGAGGCGCTGAACGCGGCGTACCGGATGCTCAACGACTGGCTGCCCGCGCACGCGGACCGCACCCGGGTCATCGTCGGTGTGTTCGACGCCGACGGCCGACCCGAACCCGGCTGCCTGGACTACGTGGCCGCCCGCCGCTTCCTGGGCCGGCCCGAGGTCGGCGGGGTGCAGATCGAGGTGCGGATGATGAACCGGGTGGAGCACCGCCCGGCGCCGGACGGCGGGCGGCTGCGCAACCTGTACGCGCGGCTGCTGATCCGGATGCAGGACCTGGAGTTCCGCGCCCCGGTGGCCGCGCTGCAGCACGCCCGGAAGACCTCCCGCAGCGTCTGCCTGGGCGGCAACGGGCAGTTCGCCCGGCTCTGCGCGCTGGACGACCTGGCCGCCGAGCGCGGACGCCCGTGGACCGGGCGGCTGCTGGAGGACTTCGAGCTCGGCATGCACCTGCTGCTGGCCGGGTGGATCAACAGCTTCTGCGCGGACACCTTCGTCGAGCAGGAGGCGCTGTTCGACACCAAGCGCTTCCTGACCCAGCGCACCCGCTGGGCCCAGGGCGTGATGCAGTGCCTGCGCTACGTCGGCTCGGTGTGGCGGTCCGACCTGATACCCAACCTGGGCTTCCTGGAGCTGACCTTCTTCCTGGTGCAGCCCTGGCTGCAACTGCTGGGCGCGCTGCTGTACCCGATCCCGATGGTCGCGCTGCTGGCCTCCTACGCCCGGCACCCGGGCCCGGCGCTGCACTACCTCGCCAACGGCGGCTGGCACGGGGTCGCGCTCTACCTGGCCATGGCCTTCGGCCAGTTCGTGATCTGGGGTCCGATCTACCGGCGCAAGTGCGAACCGGAGGCCGGCTTCTGGCGCGCGCTGGGCTGGGGTTTCGCCTACCCGCTGTACCTGGTCTCGCTGTACGTGGTGTCCTGGCGGGCCGTGGGCCGTATCGTGATGGGCCGCAACGGCTGGGCCAAGACCCGCCGCAACGCGGAACGCTCGGTCACCGGCCCGGTGGCCAAGGAGGCCTGA
- a CDS encoding heme A synthase, producing the protein MNPVRTPFSLLAEHVTVPDRVIRWTAFATLVASVLIVVTGGAVRLTGSGLGCPTWPTCTGGDLAPTAAMGIHGIIEFTNRMLTDVVCVVVGLAIIAARCGSPWRRSVSRLGWAQFWIIVVDAVLGGITVLSHLNPFVVAVHFLTSMLLILAALAMWQRTREGDGEPVRTVGRPVLHLSRLTIAVTSALIVAGTLATGTGPHSGDGTTVKRMPFNWEKVTQFHADFAMVTIGLSLAMIFVLLAVDAPRAPRARSREFLLVLLSQAVIGFVQYFTHLPELVVGIHLLGAALVWVAVLRLHLSLRIRPELGALDRPSDIEAMPDLAAV; encoded by the coding sequence ATGAATCCCGTGCGTACCCCCTTCTCCCTCCTCGCCGAGCACGTCACCGTCCCGGACCGAGTGATCCGCTGGACGGCCTTCGCGACCCTGGTCGCGAGCGTGCTGATCGTGGTCACCGGCGGCGCGGTCCGGCTCACCGGCTCCGGCCTGGGCTGCCCGACCTGGCCCACCTGCACCGGTGGCGACCTGGCGCCGACGGCCGCGATGGGCATCCACGGGATCATCGAGTTCACCAACCGGATGCTCACCGACGTGGTGTGCGTGGTGGTCGGCCTGGCGATCATCGCCGCCCGCTGCGGCAGCCCGTGGCGGCGCAGCGTGTCCCGGCTGGGCTGGGCGCAGTTCTGGATCATCGTGGTGGACGCGGTGCTCGGTGGGATCACGGTGCTGTCGCACCTCAACCCGTTCGTGGTGGCGGTGCACTTCCTCACCTCGATGCTGCTGATCCTGGCCGCGCTGGCGATGTGGCAGCGGACCCGCGAGGGCGACGGCGAGCCGGTGCGCACGGTCGGGCGGCCGGTGCTGCACCTGTCCCGGCTGACCATCGCGGTGACCTCGGCGCTGATCGTGGCGGGGACCCTGGCCACCGGCACCGGGCCGCACTCCGGCGACGGCACCACGGTCAAGCGGATGCCGTTCAACTGGGAGAAGGTGACCCAGTTCCACGCCGACTTCGCCATGGTCACCATCGGCCTGTCGCTGGCCATGATCTTCGTACTGCTGGCGGTGGACGCCCCGCGCGCGCCGCGCGCCCGCTCCCGCGAGTTCCTGCTGGTGCTGCTGTCGCAGGCGGTGATCGGCTTCGTCCAGTACTTCACCCACCTGCCCGAACTCGTCGTCGGCATCCACCTGCTGGGCGCGGCGCTGGTCTGGGTGGCGGTGCTGCGGCTGCACCTGTCACTGCGGATCCGCCCCGAACTCGGCGCGCTGGACCGCCCGTCCGACATCGAGGCCATGCCGGACCTGGCCGCCGTCTGA
- a CDS encoding heme o synthase: MTAVESRPAGLVKANPGHRPWPARLGAFVALTKPRIIELLLITTVPVMFLAQRGVPNLLLVLEVVFGGYLSAGGANALNMYIDRDIDALMHRTERRPLVTGMVSPRECLVFGIALAVASTAWFWLLVNPLSAALALGALLFYVFVYTLGLKRRTAQNIVWGGIAGCMPVFIGWAAVTDSLAWAPVVLFLVIFFWTPPHYWPLSMKVKDDYANAGVPMLPVIATNEAVAKQIVAYSWVMVAVSLALWPLAHTSWLYPVSAVLLGAFWLKEAHGLLARARAGVVGAKLKEMRLFHWSITYLTLLFVEIAIDPFLK; encoded by the coding sequence GTGACCGCCGTCGAATCCCGTCCTGCCGGGCTGGTCAAGGCGAACCCCGGGCACCGGCCGTGGCCGGCCCGTCTCGGGGCCTTCGTAGCACTGACCAAACCGCGGATCATCGAGCTGCTGCTGATCACCACCGTGCCGGTGATGTTCCTGGCGCAGCGCGGCGTCCCGAACCTGCTGCTGGTGCTCGAAGTCGTGTTCGGCGGCTACCTGTCGGCCGGCGGGGCCAACGCGCTGAACATGTACATCGACCGCGACATCGACGCGCTGATGCACCGCACCGAGCGGCGTCCGCTGGTCACCGGGATGGTCTCGCCGCGCGAGTGCCTGGTCTTCGGGATCGCGCTGGCGGTCGCCTCGACGGCCTGGTTCTGGCTGCTGGTGAACCCGCTGTCGGCGGCGCTGGCGCTGGGCGCGCTGCTCTTCTACGTCTTCGTCTACACCCTCGGCCTCAAGCGCCGCACCGCGCAGAACATCGTCTGGGGCGGCATCGCGGGCTGCATGCCGGTGTTCATCGGCTGGGCGGCCGTGACCGACTCGCTGGCCTGGGCGCCGGTGGTGCTGTTCCTGGTCATCTTCTTCTGGACGCCGCCGCACTACTGGCCGCTGTCGATGAAGGTGAAGGACGACTACGCCAACGCCGGTGTGCCGATGCTGCCGGTGATCGCCACCAACGAGGCCGTGGCCAAGCAGATCGTCGCCTACAGCTGGGTGATGGTCGCCGTCTCACTGGCGCTGTGGCCGCTGGCGCACACCAGTTGGCTGTACCCGGTGTCGGCGGTGCTGCTGGGCGCGTTCTGGCTGAAGGAGGCGCACGGGCTGCTCGCCCGGGCCCGGGCCGGGGTGGTCGGCGCCAAGCTGAAGGAGATGCGGCTGTTCCACTGGTCGATCACCTACCTGACGCTGCTGTTCGTCGAGATCGCGATCGACCCCTTCCTGAAGTAG
- the tkt gene encoding transketolase: MSTTPSTTFEWTDLDQRAVDTVRVLAADAVQKVGNGHPGTAMSLAPAAYLVFQRFLQHDPADPAWAGRDRFVLSPGHTSLTLYIQLYLSGYGLTLDDLKSFRTWGSLTPGHPEHGHTAGVETTTGPLGQGVGNAVGMAMAARYERGLFDPDAAPGTSPFDHTIWGICSDGDLEEGVSGEASSLAGHQKLGNLVFLYDDNHISIEGDTETAFSEDVLKRYEAYGWHVQRITPAASGDFDVDQLHAALAAAKAETERPSIIAARTIIAWPAPHAQGTEESHGSALGAAEVAATKQVLGFDPEQSFQVEEQVLAHAREVADRGREAHAAWDKRYQDWRSENPERAAEFDRIVAGELPDGWERALPSFEAGKEVATRKASGEVLKALGPVVPELWGGSADLAGSNLTTIDPNSSFLPVGNPLPGANPYGRTIHFGIREHAMGSVMNGIALHGNTRVYGGTFLTFSDYMRGAVRLAALMQLPVSYVWTHDSIGLGEDGPTHQPVEHLAALRAIPGLNIVRPADANETVATWAEVFRRHTAKPAPHGLALTRQNVPTYPANPHAAKGGYVLFEAEGGAAQVILIGTGSEVQLAVAAREALQAEGIPTRVVSMPCVEWFEEQDRAYRDSVLPPSVRARVSVEAGIALTWHRYTGDAGRNVSLEHFGASADYKVLYREFGITAEAVVAAAHESIADATR; the protein is encoded by the coding sequence GTGAGTACGACGCCGAGCACTACCTTTGAGTGGACCGATCTCGACCAGCGGGCAGTGGACACGGTCCGCGTTCTGGCGGCGGACGCCGTGCAGAAGGTCGGCAACGGCCACCCGGGCACGGCCATGTCCCTGGCTCCGGCCGCCTACCTGGTGTTCCAGCGTTTCCTGCAGCACGACCCGGCGGACCCCGCTTGGGCCGGCCGCGACCGTTTCGTGCTGTCGCCCGGTCACACCAGCCTGACCCTGTACATCCAGCTCTACCTCTCCGGCTACGGGCTGACCCTCGACGACCTCAAGTCCTTCCGCACCTGGGGCTCGCTCACCCCCGGCCACCCCGAGCACGGCCACACCGCCGGGGTCGAGACCACCACCGGTCCGCTGGGCCAGGGTGTCGGCAACGCGGTGGGCATGGCCATGGCCGCCCGTTACGAGCGCGGCCTGTTCGACCCGGACGCCGCCCCCGGCACCTCCCCCTTCGACCACACCATCTGGGGCATCTGCTCCGACGGCGACCTGGAGGAGGGCGTCTCCGGCGAGGCCTCCTCGCTGGCCGGCCACCAGAAGCTGGGCAACCTGGTCTTCCTGTACGACGACAACCACATCTCGATCGAGGGCGACACCGAGACCGCCTTCTCCGAGGACGTGCTGAAGCGCTACGAGGCCTACGGCTGGCACGTCCAGCGGATCACCCCGGCCGCCAGCGGCGACTTCGACGTCGACCAACTGCACGCCGCGCTGGCCGCCGCCAAGGCCGAGACCGAGCGCCCCTCGATCATCGCCGCGCGCACCATCATCGCCTGGCCCGCCCCGCACGCCCAGGGCACCGAGGAGTCCCACGGCTCCGCGCTGGGCGCGGCCGAGGTCGCCGCCACCAAGCAGGTCCTCGGCTTCGACCCGGAGCAGTCCTTCCAGGTCGAGGAGCAGGTGCTGGCGCACGCCCGCGAGGTCGCCGACCGCGGCCGCGAGGCGCACGCCGCCTGGGACAAGCGGTACCAGGACTGGCGTTCGGAGAACCCGGAGCGGGCCGCCGAGTTCGACCGGATCGTCGCGGGCGAGCTGCCCGACGGCTGGGAGCGGGCGCTGCCGTCGTTCGAGGCAGGCAAGGAGGTCGCCACCCGCAAGGCGTCCGGCGAGGTGCTCAAGGCCCTCGGCCCGGTCGTCCCGGAGCTGTGGGGCGGTTCGGCCGACCTGGCCGGCTCCAACCTCACCACGATCGACCCCAACTCCTCGTTCCTGCCGGTCGGCAACCCGCTGCCGGGTGCCAACCCCTACGGCCGCACGATCCACTTCGGGATCCGCGAGCACGCCATGGGCTCGGTCATGAACGGCATCGCGCTGCACGGCAACACCCGCGTCTACGGCGGCACCTTCCTCACCTTCTCCGACTACATGCGCGGCGCGGTGCGCCTGGCCGCGCTGATGCAGCTGCCGGTCAGCTACGTCTGGACGCACGACTCGATCGGCCTCGGCGAGGACGGCCCGACCCACCAGCCGGTCGAGCACCTGGCCGCGCTGCGCGCCATCCCGGGCCTGAACATCGTCCGCCCGGCCGACGCCAACGAGACCGTCGCCACCTGGGCCGAGGTGTTCCGCCGCCACACCGCCAAGCCCGCCCCGCACGGTCTGGCGCTGACCCGGCAGAACGTCCCCACCTACCCGGCGAACCCGCACGCGGCCAAGGGCGGTTACGTGCTGTTCGAGGCCGAGGGCGGCGCCGCCCAGGTGATCCTGATCGGCACCGGCTCCGAGGTCCAGCTCGCCGTCGCGGCCCGCGAGGCGCTGCAGGCCGAGGGGATCCCGACCCGGGTCGTCTCGATGCCCTGCGTCGAGTGGTTCGAGGAGCAGGACCGCGCCTACCGCGACTCGGTGCTGCCGCCGTCCGTCCGCGCCCGGGTCTCGGTCGAGGCCGGGATCGCGCTCACCTGGCACCGCTACACCGGCGACGCCGGACGCAACGTCAGCCTGGAGCACTTCGGTGCCTCCGCCGACTACAAGGTCCTCTACCGGGAGTTCGGCATCACCGCCGAGGCCGTGGTCGCCGCCGCCCATGAGTCCATCGCCGACGCCACCCGCTGA
- the tal gene encoding transaldolase encodes MTDALKRLSDEGVAIWLDDLSRTRLTTGNLADLVRDKHVVGVTTNPTIFQKAIGGSSDAYDAQLRDLAVRGVTVDEAVRMMTAADVREAADVLRPVYDASNGRDGRVSIEVDPRLAHHTEATIAEARQLAWLVDRPNTLIKIPATKAGLPAIATVIGEGISVNVTLIFSLERYRAVIDAFLTGLERAKAAGTDLSGIESVASFFVSRVDTEIDKRLDKLATPEAAAAKGKAAIANARLAYQAYEAVFGSVDGSVAASDRWKALAAAGAKPQRPLWASTGVKDPNYDDTMYVVDLVAAGTVNTMPEATLNAVADHGVVRGDTVRDSYAGAQAELDALAGLGISYDEVVQLLEDEGVEKFEASWKELLDTVSASLQKFTLKGGSGQ; translated from the coding sequence ATGACTGACGCTCTGAAGCGCCTCAGCGACGAAGGCGTGGCGATCTGGCTGGACGACCTCAGCCGCACCCGCCTGACCACCGGCAACCTGGCCGACCTGGTCCGTGACAAGCACGTCGTCGGGGTCACCACCAACCCGACCATCTTCCAGAAGGCCATCGGCGGCAGCAGCGACGCCTACGACGCGCAGCTGCGCGACCTGGCCGTGCGCGGGGTCACCGTGGACGAGGCGGTGCGGATGATGACCGCCGCCGACGTCCGCGAGGCGGCCGACGTGCTGCGCCCGGTCTACGACGCGAGCAACGGCCGCGACGGCCGGGTCTCCATCGAGGTCGACCCGCGGCTGGCGCACCACACCGAGGCGACCATCGCCGAGGCCCGGCAGCTGGCCTGGCTGGTGGACCGGCCGAACACGCTGATCAAGATCCCGGCGACCAAGGCGGGCCTGCCCGCGATCGCCACCGTCATCGGCGAGGGCATCAGCGTCAACGTCACGCTGATCTTCTCGCTGGAGCGCTACCGCGCGGTGATCGACGCCTTCCTGACCGGTCTGGAGCGGGCCAAGGCGGCCGGCACCGACCTGTCCGGGATCGAGTCGGTGGCCTCGTTCTTCGTGTCCCGGGTGGACACCGAGATCGACAAGCGCCTGGACAAGCTGGCCACCCCGGAGGCCGCGGCCGCCAAGGGCAAGGCCGCGATCGCCAACGCCCGACTCGCCTACCAGGCCTACGAGGCGGTCTTCGGCTCGGTCGACGGCAGCGTCGCCGCGAGCGACCGCTGGAAGGCGCTGGCCGCCGCCGGGGCCAAGCCGCAGCGTCCGCTGTGGGCCTCCACCGGCGTCAAGGACCCGAACTACGACGACACCATGTACGTGGTGGACCTGGTCGCCGCGGGCACCGTCAACACCATGCCCGAGGCCACCCTGAACGCGGTCGCCGACCACGGCGTGGTCCGCGGCGACACCGTCCGTGACTCCTACGCGGGCGCCCAGGCCGAGCTCGACGCGCTGGCCGGGCTCGGCATCTCCTACGACGAGGTCGTCCAGCTGCTGGAGGACGAGGGCGTGGAGAAGTTCGAGGCGTCCTGGAAGGAGCTCCTCGACACGGTCTCGGCGTCCCTGCAGAAGTTCACCCTGAAGGGGGGCTCGGGACAGTGA